In Astatotilapia calliptera chromosome 16, fAstCal1.2, whole genome shotgun sequence, one genomic interval encodes:
- the LOC113007685 gene encoding carboxy-terminal domain RNA polymerase II polypeptide A small phosphatase 1-like isoform X2, translating to MAHPSSVITQVRREEEEGEENACLREEGSVAVSSSKKSYSRGFLRRLFSCLCNKDAKPPPVKINAPLSLEENGTKLPGEPLLPQMESNDEGKICVVIDLDETLVHSSFKPVNNADFIIPVEIDGTVHQVYVLKRPHVDEFLKRMGEMFECVLFTASLSKYADPVSDLLDKWGAFRSRLFREACVFHKGNYVKDLSRLGRDLNKVIILDNSPASYIFHPENAVPVASWFNDMSDTELLDLIPFFERLSKVDDIYDILKHQSTSQS from the exons ATGGCCCACCCGTCGTCGGTAATCACGCAAGtaagaagagaggaggaggagggggaggaaaaTGCCTGTCTTCGTGAGGAAG GTTCTGTTGCTGTTTCCAGCTCAAAGAAGTCTTACAGCAGAGGTTTTCTTCGCCGTCTCTTCAGTTGTCTGTGTAACAAAGACGCCAAACCACCTCCAGTAAAAATCAACGCCCCTCTCTCGCTAGAAGAAAATGGGACAAAA CTGCCCGGAGAACCACTGCTCCCACAGATGGAATCAAATGATGAAGGAAAAATCTGTGTGGTCATTGATTTGGACGAAACACTAGTGCATAGTTCATTTAAG CCAGTGAACAATGCAgattttatcattccagtggAAATTGATGGAACAGTTCACCAG GTGTACGTGTTAAAGAGACCCCACGTTGATGAATTCCTAAAGAGGATGGGAGAAATGTTTGAGTGTGTTCTGTTCACTGCAAGCTTGTCAAAG TATGCGGATCCTGTGTCAGACCTGTTGGATAAATGGGGGGCCTTTCGGAGCCGTCTTTTCCGGGAAGCTTGCGTCTTCCACAAAGGAAACTACGTAAAAGACCTGAGCCGTTTAGGAAGAGACCTCAACAAGGTTATCATCTTGGACAACTCCCCAGCCTCCTACATCTTCCACCCCGAAAATGCA GTTCCTGTAGCATCCTGGTTTAATGACATGTCAGACACTGAGCTCCTCGATCTTATCCCGTTCTTTGAGAGACTAAGCAAGGTGGACGACATCTATGACATTCTCAAACATCAGAGTACTTCACAGAGTTAA
- the LOC113007685 gene encoding uncharacterized protein LOC113007685 isoform X1: MPVIWELVSTDTNAWSKSFGQSLINTFVMYLENSEQNKGTREGEPSTEAMFAEQCQVPRLTEAADLTGPSKGSAELGVKVLLQEYTEQAVSEEMDPSIPCLEQCNLNSDELESCTYFNGHADSFEQYSESNGFFESDQILDKCETSELSQPCDECTQHCECFKSSEHCGNHSSASECSACCEQCAEHLQLFQKCKPSDQQLEISDLDADELEVNCGSLGLCGRCDFNLECTDHPEALQQYEPSQQQSDGFDSESDTSTENFQQCETMDSLNCNPEVCEYDKISDETEFTNDEDYEEAEEEDYYDDDDGDFEDDLSYKAKQNETEFSDEESHSSSEDTPVQVYFDDTENVAFATDLWETHEYTKEDFQQALTTEVSTESGEPCGNDDYEVSQEPYKSESSGEEDGSSDCSSVETKSFKTCPEGSIPSDPFSDSSEESDKGPQEDSSDEQTEWESFEDEEVQQSDENKSKTVDVTVEDYFDLFDKVDYYGHIFTQKQRYISCFDGGDIHDHLYLEEEAKKHKAKTLYQFEDINREANVKDTDTCSDDASEDTYEEVDVDQSDGSCNLETQSEDWLIAKSESSFEEDDESKTENGVVYAENDETAEDDKAPIDEEACASDDHVSEEAEVRPSTGPEGSMFAPLAKEISVEGDAYEDILCSSHYCEPKPSAIDETASITDYTEDDKAKPEPEDDVFITCSEKEPYWSLIDNDENRQLCEPGVEEYYVYQIKSIQSSFKQALNGFILERNSHDQITNDENASRSQSQDALISLKELAATGLCPEECVSDTFGINEVIDMNSSAVEEECVLNEISKETGPPVGIIHSVQERDMVLMKTEDNNDSEQSRESDEDQSDDESYETCECDYCITPTEELPGEPLLPQMESNDEGKICVVIDLDETLVHSSFKPVNNADFIIPVEIDGTVHQVYVLKRPHVDEFLKRMGEMFECVLFTASLSKYADPVSDLLDKWGAFRSRLFREACVFHKGNYVKDLSRLGRDLNKVIILDNSPASYIFHPENAVPVASWFNDMSDTELLDLIPFFERLSKVDDIYDILKHQSTSQS, encoded by the exons ATGCCAGTCATTTGGGAGTTGGTCTCTACAGATACAAATGCATGGAGTAAAAGCTTTGGACAAAGTCTGATAAATACTTTCGTGATGTATTTGGAAAACTCTGAGCAAAACAAAGGCACTAGAGAAGGGGAACCATCCACTGAAGCCATGTTTGCTGAGCAGTGCCAGGTCCCCAGATTAACAGAAGCTGCAGATCTCACTGGCCCATCAAAGGGAAGTGCTGAACTAGGAGTAAAGGTCCTCCTTCAGGAATATACTGAGCAGGCTGTCAGCGAAGAAATGGACCCATCTATTCCTTGTTTGGAACAATGCAACCTGAACTCGGATGAGCTTGAATCCTGCACATACTTTAATGGACACGCTGACAGCTTTGAGCAATATTCAGAGAGCAATGGATTTTTTGAATCCGACCAGATCCTCGATAAGTGCGAGACTTCAGAGTTAAGCCAACCGTGTGATGAATGTACTCAACACTGTGAGTGTTTTAAGTCCTCTGAACACTGTGGTAATCATAGCTCAGCTTCTGAATGTAGTGCTTGCTGTGAACAGTGCGCAGAACACCTCCAATTATTTCAGAAATGTAAGCCCTCCGATCAGCAGTTGGAGATTTCTGACCTTGACGCTGATGAATTGGAAGTGAACTGTGGCAGTTTGGGCCTTTGTGGAAGGTGCGATTTCAACCTTGAATGCACAGACCACCCCGAGGCTCTACAACAATATGAGCCGTCACAACAGCAGAGTGACGGCTTTGACTCCGAGTCAGACACATCAACAGAGAACTTTCAGCAATGTGAAACCATGGACTCACTCAACTGTAATCCTGAAGTCTGTGAGTACGACAAAATATCAGATGAAACTGAATTTACAAATGATGAAGATTATGaagaagcagaggaagaagattattatgatgatgatgatggcgaTTTTGAAGATGATTTGAGCTATAaagccaaacaaaatgaaacagagtTCAGTGATGAAGAATCTCACAGTTCCTCAGAAGACACACCTGTACAAGTTTACTTTGATGACACTGAAAATGTTGCCTTTGCAACTGATCTCTGGGAGACGCACGAGTACACCAAAGAAGACTTTCAACAAGCTCTTACGACAGAGGTGTCCACGGAATCTGGTGAGCCGTGTGGAAATGATGACTACGAAGTAAGCCAAGAACCGTATAAATCCGAGTCCAGCGGTGAAGAAGATGGTTCCTCAGATTGCTCCTCTGTGGAAACCAAATCCTTTAAGACTTGTCCTGAGGGCAGTATTCCATCTGATCCCTTCTCCGATTCATCTGAGGAATCTGACAAAGGACCTCAGGAAGATTCCAGCGATGAGCAGACAGAGTGGGAATCTTTTGAAGATGAGGAAGTACAGCAAAGTGATGAGAATAAATCGAAAACTGTTGATGTCACTGTTGAGGATTACTTTGATTTGTTTGACAAAGTGGACTATTACGGACACATATTTACACAAAAGCAGCGCTACATCTCTTGCTTCGATGGCGGAGATATCCATGACCACCTGTATCTGGAAGAAGAGGCAAAGAAACATAAAGCCAAAACTTTATATCAGTTTGAAGATATTAACAGGGAAGCTAATGTAAAAGACACAGACACTTGTTCTGACGATGCATCTGAAGATACTTATGAGGAAGTGGATGTGGACCAGAGTGATGGGTCTTGTAATTTAGAGACTCAATCTGAGGATTGGCTCATCGCAAAATCAGAATCAAGTTTTGAAGAGGATGACGAAAGCAAAACAGAGAACGGTGTCGTTTATGCAGAAAATGATGAGACAGCCGAGGATGATAAAGCCCCTATTGATGAAGAAGCGTGTGCCTCTGATGACCACGTTTCTGAAGAAGCTGAAGTTCGCCCATCCACTGGTCCCGAGGGGAGCATGTTTGCACCATTAGCCAAGGAAATTTCTGTTGAAGGTGATGCTTATGAAGATATTTTGTGCAGTTCTCACTATTGTGAACCCAAACCTTCTGCAATTGATGAGACTGCGAGCATCACTGATTACACAGAGGATGACAAAGCCAAGCCTGAGCCTGAAGACGACGTATTTATTACATGTTCTGAAAAGGAACCGTACTGGTCACTTATAGATAATGATGAAAATAGACAGCTTTGTGAGCCAGGTGTTGAGGAATACTATGTCTATCAGATTAAAAGCATTCAGTCATCTTTTAAACAAGCCCTGAATGGATTTATTTTAGAAAGAAACTCGCATGATCAAATAACTAATGATGAGAATGCTTCTAGGAGTCAGAGTCAAGATGCTCTAATATCTCTGAAAGAGCTGGCGGCCACTGGGTTGTGCCCAGAGGAGTGCGTGTCCGACACATTTGGAATTAATGAAGTTATTGACATGAACAGCTCAGCTGTTGAAGAGGAGTGTGTGTTAAATGAGATTTCAAAAGAAACTGGACCCCCTGTAGGAATTATTCACAGTGTTCAGGAAAGGGACATGGTGCTTATGAAGACTGAAGATAACAATGATTCTGAACAAAGCAGAGAGTCAGACGAGGATCAGAGTGACGATGAGTCCTATGAGACTTGTGAATGTGATTACTGCATCACACCAACTGAGGAG CTGCCCGGAGAACCACTGCTCCCACAGATGGAATCAAATGATGAAGGAAAAATCTGTGTGGTCATTGATTTGGACGAAACACTAGTGCATAGTTCATTTAAG CCAGTGAACAATGCAgattttatcattccagtggAAATTGATGGAACAGTTCACCAG GTGTACGTGTTAAAGAGACCCCACGTTGATGAATTCCTAAAGAGGATGGGAGAAATGTTTGAGTGTGTTCTGTTCACTGCAAGCTTGTCAAAG TATGCGGATCCTGTGTCAGACCTGTTGGATAAATGGGGGGCCTTTCGGAGCCGTCTTTTCCGGGAAGCTTGCGTCTTCCACAAAGGAAACTACGTAAAAGACCTGAGCCGTTTAGGAAGAGACCTCAACAAGGTTATCATCTTGGACAACTCCCCAGCCTCCTACATCTTCCACCCCGAAAATGCA GTTCCTGTAGCATCCTGGTTTAATGACATGTCAGACACTGAGCTCCTCGATCTTATCCCGTTCTTTGAGAGACTAAGCAAGGTGGACGACATCTATGACATTCTCAAACATCAGAGTACTTCACAGAGTTAA
- the LOC113007910 gene encoding uncharacterized protein LOC113007910 isoform X2, with translation MALYRQKAARTGKISEALRTILNHYDLQEAPDINVKRTAVLRALPVYLREEDPEFFKTCNADTLDESTLIDTPVALLTVVTDGASQTSPVHFTSSSMAIVVEGDLVMRDIPRFADAFALLFGLIYALHLDYPRKLVHTFTFVQKIFMGLVDGKPLKPCLHALKNDLLLKE, from the exons ATGGCTCTATACAGACAGAAGGCTGCACGGACTGGCAAGATATCAGAGGCTCTGCGAACCATCCTGAATCATTATGATCTTCAG gaGGCGCCTGATATCAACGTGAAACGCACTGCAGTGCTTCGTGCCCTTCCTGTATACCTGCGGGAGGAGGACCCAGAATTCTTTAAGACATGTAAT GCGGACACATTGGATGAGTCGACCCTCATTGACACTCCAGTTGCCCTTCTCACAGTGGTTACCGACGGCGCTTCCCAGACCAGTCCAGTCCATTTTACTTCCTCAAGCATGGCCATTGTGGTGGAAGGCGACTTGGTGATGCGTGATATTCCCAGATTTGCAGATGCATTTGCCTTATTGTTTGGCTTGATCTATGCTCTGCATTTAGACTACCCCAGGAAGCTCGTTCACACATTTACCTTTGTCCAAAAAATCTTCATGGGGCTTGTTGACGGCAAACCTCTGAAACCCTGCCTACATGCtcttaaaaatgatttgttgCTGAAAGAGTAG
- the LOC113007910 gene encoding uncharacterized protein LOC113007910 isoform X1 codes for MYSVLLKFLKAVMMAEYIIITDQFYAELDRHTPRLMALYRQKAARTGKISEALRTILNHYDLQEAPDINVKRTAVLRALPVYLREEDPEFFKTCNADTLDESTLIDTPVALLTVVTDGASQTSPVHFTSSSMAIVVEGDLVMRDIPRFADAFALLFGLIYALHLDYPRKLVHTFTFVQKIFMGLVDGKPLKPCLHALKNDLLLKE; via the exons ATGTACAGTGTACTTTTGAAATTTTTGAAAGCTGTAATGATGGCTGAGTATATAATTATCACTGACCAGTTCTACGCTGAActtgacagacacacaccacgACTTATGGCTCTATACAGACAGAAGGCTGCACGGACTGGCAAGATATCAGAGGCTCTGCGAACCATCCTGAATCATTATGATCTTCAG gaGGCGCCTGATATCAACGTGAAACGCACTGCAGTGCTTCGTGCCCTTCCTGTATACCTGCGGGAGGAGGACCCAGAATTCTTTAAGACATGTAAT GCGGACACATTGGATGAGTCGACCCTCATTGACACTCCAGTTGCCCTTCTCACAGTGGTTACCGACGGCGCTTCCCAGACCAGTCCAGTCCATTTTACTTCCTCAAGCATGGCCATTGTGGTGGAAGGCGACTTGGTGATGCGTGATATTCCCAGATTTGCAGATGCATTTGCCTTATTGTTTGGCTTGATCTATGCTCTGCATTTAGACTACCCCAGGAAGCTCGTTCACACATTTACCTTTGTCCAAAAAATCTTCATGGGGCTTGTTGACGGCAAACCTCTGAAACCCTGCCTACATGCtcttaaaaatgatttgttgCTGAAAGAGTAG